The window TCACCTCTTATCAGTCCGAAGCAATTTTCACTGATACAACTCTCTACTTTTTTCTGTTTAATCTGtcccccacccacccacccaccaaAGAAAGTCTGCCTTTGATGGAAGAGGAATATAAGTTTTTTTTGAAATGGGAAAGGGATATAAGTTTTCTAatttccttatttgtttaatAGGTAAAAATAATTGATAAAGACTCTCTTTATAGGTATTTTTCATGTTCATTAAATGAAGGCCTAGCAGGAAAAACATTGAATAAGTATAATAGCTGAGGCATCAATCGATATAATAATTGCTGATAATGTCTTACCTCATCCATGAAAATTACAGATGGCTTCCTGGAAATGGCAACCATGAAAAGTGTCTTGACAAGCTTTTCACCCTCTCCAACCTGTCATAACAATATAAGAACGTGAAGCTCAGAATATCAAATGATGCAAAACAAACTCAATCAAAGGCACAAACAAAAGAGACACACACCCACTTTGATGTTAGCGAAGAAGCAGACACATTGAAAAATGTTGCCTCCGACTCTGAAGCTACTGCTTTGGCAAGCATGGTTTTTCCAGTACCCGGTGGTCCAAAAAGAAGTAGACCTGTCATACCATAACATCAACCTTGCCAGAATCAAGTTCCTAGGGTTTTGTAATGGTAATCACATATAGAAGCAATACCTCTAGCAGGCCTTCTTAAGCCAGTGAAGAGGTCCTTTCTTTTGGTTGGTAGAATTACCATCTCTAAGAGAGCTTGCTTTGCCTTTTCAAGTCCAGCTGCAGGAAAACCCAATTCAAGAATAAACAATTTTACAAATCACTACATAGGGGTAGGAGGCACAAGAAAGGATGGCTTCTCACCAATATCTTCCCATTTAACAGAAGGGCTTCTATCCACAATTACAGAATTTATCATGTCAACCAACTTTGGATCATACCCATTAGCAGATTCCTGTGAAGGTTTGTGGCTTGATATGCTATTAATAGGAACCCTCGCAACAGAGCTGTCTTTTCCGGAATTAGGAACCCTCATAACAGAGCTGCCTCTCCCAGAACTAGGCGCAGTTCGAGATTCTCCTTTTCGAGCAGATGAACTTGATTGTGAAACAGCCAGCCTTTGGGTTTGAGGTGCTGAAATCTGGGGACAACATGCCAAAATCCATTATGATCACATGATACCCACTTTGTAACTAACATCTCAGAAATTCACTACATGCCCAATTCTGGATTCATTCAGAAGTATGCCACTGTGGGAGTAGGGGTAACATGAATGATGAACCAGACCCAGCATCGTGACAAATGGCTAGCTCAGCTCGTGAAACTTTCTATGATGACAGTTTCAAAAACATTTGACGCCCATGTTCAGAGTTTAATGATTGATTTGAACTTTCCATTTCAAACAGTGTTGTCAAAAGCTCATTTAAGGCGCGCTTACGCCCTGAAGCTAAAAAAAGCTGAAGGAGGGGGCTTTGCATTGCTTAAGCTGCAGTTCAGTGATGGTAAGGCACTAAGTCGTACGCCTTATAGGCCATGCTTTCTATGTTGAATGGAGCGGTACTAAACAATAAAATATAATCTGCAAAGAGATATAATAATTGTTAAGGAAAACATTTATGAATGAATTTGTTACTTTTTTCTTGCTTAacgaatatatttttatttttattcattgcGCCTTTTTTTTACTAATGCCCACACTTTAAATGCACTTTGTGCTTAAAGCCCCAATAGACTTAGAGCGCTATTTAAAGCTTTTCACCTTTGATAACactaatttaaaataaattactttcttttctttcttatccATGGGTCTTTTAGTCTTCTCCGTTCAATAATAGTTGATTCCTtcataagcaaagtgtcgagctAAGCGCAAGCCTTCTAAATCAAGCTTGTCCAAGCTCTAGCTATTCAAATAGCGTTAAATCGAGGCGAACTTGTGGAGTTATTAGGATGTATCATCACGACGAGATAGGAAGGAGACTTGCAATTCCATTGGATGGAAAAGATGTAGTATTTGTTAGCTTAAAATGAACATCTGAAATCGTCTACTCAACATAACAAATTTCATACAGCAGTTCATACCTTGACTGCAGATGTGCCACCTGAAATGGGAGTGGGCAAAGGGAAGCAAGAAATAGTACTTAGTTACTCTCCCTGCTGGTTAAGATAAGATTAGAAACTCAATGCAATAAGGAATAGGATTTTCGAACCTGCCCGTCGACTTAGAGTCTGAAGTCTCTCTGAAACTTGAGACTTCCATTTTGTTAGCTTTTGACGATATGATTTCACTTTCTCTTGTTCACTGTTTAAAAACCACAAGAGGGCGGCCCAATTACACCATAATCCATCAGATGGCCAAGAAAATCAGATATGCCAGAAACGGATGATTTATTTCCATGCATTTCTTTAATCGTAAAATTTTCTTTACATTTTACTAAGTATATTGAAACAAACCAGCCCAGTTTTCATCCTATGTACCTACTGCTGTCGACGTATCACACCAAACATCTAACTTTGCATCAGAAATCAACTAAATAACTCTactacagaaataaaagagacaGAAAAGTGTTAAAACACAAGAATCCAGTCAACACAGACAATTGCAAAATGTGGTGTTCAATGAATTAGCATTCTGTACATGTGAATAACGCTGAATTGCACATAATTAGAAGTAATTCCCAAAGACTCTGTGGCTAAAAAGTAAAAAAGATATATCGAAGTAGTTCTGATGATTCAATAATCTTATTACTTCAATCCGAAGTTCTTAGTTACTTCGACTGGATGAGTCCTAGCGAGGGAATAATTAAGTCATAACTCATTGGTTGATTGTATCATTAACCATTTCTTTTTTTGGTACGAGGAACTTATCATGAATCCACTGATTTCTGTCGCTTCCGTTATTGCTGCTGGATTGGCCGTAGGGCTTGCTTCTATTGGACCCGGAGTTGGTCAAGGGACTGCTGCGGGTCAAGCTGTAGAGGGTATCGCGAGACAGCCTGAGGCAGGGGGAAAAATACGAGGTACGCTATTGCTTAGTCTAGCTTTTATGGAAGCTTTAACAATTTATGGACTGGTTGTAGCATTAGCACTTTTATTTGCGAATCCTTTTGTTTAATCTTAGCttagaaatatgaaaaataaatacatttttcatattttattgcCTTCGACTTGTCGTTTGCTTTTTCAAATTCTATCAAGATTTCCCTCCTCCAATTCTTTATTCTTTGAGAAAAGAACCTACGGGAAGGGCTGATTTGCGGATGAGGAATTAGCATACTGACTCGCTTTCATCCTTCCCGTTCATAGACCAAGGGAAACTCTTTTTAGTAAATGTTAGTGTTCCAATAACCAATAAAAGGGCTAGTTCATTAGTTCATAATTTATAACTAACtcgaatattttttattttttgactcaatttcagaaaaaataaaagaataaataaaaagagGGGCGAAGTGCTACAAAAAGAACTCTGTTCGATTTTTTAGTCTATCTATAAGAGGAGATCATATGAAAAACGTAACCGATTCTTTCGTTTCTTTGGGCCACTGGCCATCTGCCGGGAGTTTCGGGTTTAATACCGATATTTTAGCAACAAATCCAATAAATGTAAGTGCAGTGCTTGGTGTATTGATTTTTTTTGGAAAGGGAGCGTGTGCGAGTTGTTTATTTCAAGAATAGGCTGGACCACCCAGTTGTACCCTTTTTCGTTATAACTAGGAAAGAGAGGTGCATGATCTCGCGAATTACTTCTGAATAAATTCAGAAATTATATGTAAGAACCATAGCATTTCGCGATTCATTGGTAAATCGATTTTGATTCTCTATTAACCAATAATGTGGAACTATTAACATGGTTAAAACAAACTGTTTGAAGTCTAGACGCAGCATGGTACTCTTTCTACCACTATGTTAGTATAGAGGTggtttcaaaataaatattttatcgaTATAGGATACTCATATTGATAAAATGATTTGAACCGCTTATTGTAAATTGTAAAAACGGGGATTTTACCCCCTTTATCTAATGCTGAATCGACGACCTATTCTAAGTAAGAAGAGCTttttggatttgaaaaaaaaaaaagaaacaactttgctgacaattacatattttttattttgtcagaAGAGTCCTCTGAATATTTTGGTCTTACATTAGTTTCGATATCTTTTTGGAATATGAACAAAGAAGAGAAGATAGGCTCATTACATTCATATAAAAAAAGATATGAGAATGTACCTTAAGTAATTGAGCGTGAGAGCCAAATGAATCGAAAGATTCATGTTTGGTTCGGGAAGGGattatggaattttggaaaggaaTGGAAAAATAATCTACTTTCATTAAGTGATTTATTAGATAATCGAAAACAGAGGATCTTGAATACTATTCGAAATTCAGAAGAACTGTGTGGAGGGGCTATTGAACTAAAGGAGAATCAGAAATTACAACTAACTACATAAAACTCACATTAAGAAGTAGTAAAGAGCAGTGTTAGTTTGAGTTAAAGACAAGAAGCCAACACACACAAGAAACAACACACTTGTCATGGATCTCCAGGTTATCCTCGATACTAAAGCAAAGCTATGGTTGAAAATGTAGTTGCACAATGCATGTATCTCTCTATTTTGCCTCACTGAAGCGTAACAGCTGAAAAGGAACATGATAATTACACATCACAAGTTACATTTTAGTCAGCTAAAAAACAGTTCTACAGGTGAAAGAGATTGCACGTCATTCCTTCTTCAGAAGTCCTAGCTCAACCAAATTATCAACCAATCAAGCACCTCCATCCCAAACTAGTCGGATTTGATTATATAATCTTCTATAGCATTCCGTTCAACCACTGAGCATTGGATTAATTTTATCTTCCATAACACCATCACATAAGCAAATTAACACAGCAATAAGCTGTACTCATTCAATTTAAACATGTTTAAGCAAACAATGACCTATCATATCCTCTGCTCTCAACTTGAACCATACATGTATGCGCGTGGTTGaacaatttccttttcttttttttttttaacaaaaatcacATTTTTCTAGAAAGTTCGAACTCAGCGTCACATTAAAATAGTGGCTGCAGTAGCACTAAGCCTCCAATAAATCTAATCAAACAATAGCATgcataaatacaccaaaaaattcaaacttgaatgtaattgaaaaagaaaaaattgaatacCTAGAAGTAATATACGAAGGAACCGGAGTAGAAATTCCTTCGGCGAGTATTTTCTGAGCATTTTGGTAATGGGAAATTGCATCATCAGCCAATCCCCATTCTTCAGCCCTAACGGCTTTGTCGATCTCTTCTTTGGCCAAATCAAAGTAGCCTTTCAGCTTATACGCCGCCCGTTCGTTGCCGGTGGCAACGCCGTCCATCGTCCGATCGGCGGAGTTTAGGTTACGATCGTTCTGAGGCGAAGACGATGATGGAGTGTCGGAAAAGATCGAGCTTAGGGTTTCAGCCAGATCTTTGAGAAAACTCATATCTGAGAAATTTGTATTAATGGAGAATTGGAAAATTTAGCATGTTAAGGCCCTGTTTGGTATGATGTAAAAAAATATTCTTGAAAATATTGTGAATATTAAGGGATGATTAATGGAGAACGTACCATTTTCATATTTGACTTTTAAGAGATTCTGTTTGTAGCTTGAAAATC of the Nicotiana tabacum cultivar K326 chromosome 7, ASM71507v2, whole genome shotgun sequence genome contains:
- the LOC107766094 gene encoding uncharacterized protein LOC107766094, encoding MSFLKDLAETLSSIFSDTPSSSSPQNDRNLNSADRTMDGVATGNERAAYKLKGYFDLAKEEIDKAVRAEEWGLADDAISHYQNAQKILAEGISTPVPSYITSSEQEKVKSYRQKLTKWKSQVSERLQTLSRRAGGTSAVKISAPQTQRLAVSQSSSSARKGESRTAPSSGRGSSVMRVPNSGKDSSVARVPINSISSHKPSQESANGYDPKLVDMINSVIVDRSPSVKWEDIAGLEKAKQALLEMVILPTKRKDLFTGLRRPARGLLLFGPPGTGKTMLAKAVASESEATFFNVSASSLTSKWVGEGEKLVKTLFMVAISRKPSVIFMDEIDSVMSTRTTNENEASRRLKSEFLVQFDGVTSNSDDLVIVIGATNKPQELDDAVLRRLVKRIYIPLPDANVRRQLLKHRLKGKAFSLPGGDLDRLVRDTEGYSGSDLQALCEEAAMMPIRELGANILRVDADQVRGLRYGDFQKAMTVIRPSLQKSKWEELERWNQEFGAN